One genomic region from Sciurus carolinensis chromosome 2, mSciCar1.2, whole genome shotgun sequence encodes:
- the Serinc4 gene encoding serine incorporator 4 isoform X1, giving the protein MVGAKSITGPSTSMGLAQRHSGIIVKTPFCQMSCCGTVPCTSCCHSRWPSLSESTCSRLFYILLHVGASAVCCLLLSRTVVERVWGEAHGIQMPSGLCSHLFGHSDCPVLSGSGAVYRICAGTATFHLLQAVLLVHLHSPTSPRAQLHNSFWFLKLLFLLGLCGAAFCIPDEHLFPAWHYVGICGGFTFILLQLVLITAFAHSWNKNWQTGAAQDCSWFLAVLLATLGFYSMAGVGAVLLFQHYTHPAGCLLNKMLLSMHLCFCGLLSFLSIAPCIRLKQPRSGLLQASIISCYIMYLTFSALSSRPPERVILQGQNLTLCLPGLNKMEPQISDTSLAVLSAGIMYACVLFACNEASYLAEVFGPLWIIKVYSYEFQKPSLCFCCPETVEPEDGQRDGTTWPANQETPPAPPVQAQHLSYSYSAFHFVFFLASLYVMVTLTNWFSYEGAELEKTFTKGSWATFWVKVASCWACVLLYLGLLLAPLCWSPTQDPKPPFTFRKHYHTASVLPDNSLQSKSF; this is encoded by the exons CCTTGTACCAGCTGCTGCCACTCTAGGTGGCCCTCTCTCTCAGAGTCTACTTGTAGCCGCCTGTTCTATATCCTCCTTCATGTGGGGGCCTCAGCAGTTTGCTGCCTCCTGCTGTCAAGGACAGTGGTGGAAAGGGTCTGGGGTGAGGCACATGGG ATTCAGATGCCCTCGGGGTTGTGTTCCCACCTATTTGGTCACTCTGACTGTCCAGTGCTCAGTGGCTCTGGGGCTGTGTACAGAATATGTGCAGGAACTGCCACCTTCCATCTGCTGCAGGCTGTACTGCTGGTCCACCTCCATTCCCCAACCAGCCCACGGGCACAGCTGCATAACAG CTTTTGGTTCCTCAAGCTGCTGTTCCTGTTAGGTCTCTGTGGTGCTGCCTTCTGCATCCCTGATGAGCATCTCTTCCCAG CCTGGCATTACGTCGGCATTTGTGGAGGCTTCACATTCATCCTACTACAGTTGGTGCTTATCACAGCCTTTGCCCACTCCTGGAACAAGAACTG GCAGACAGGTGCAGCCCAAGACTGCAGTTGGTTCCTAGCTGTGCTGCTGGCCACCCTTGGATTCTACAGCATGGCAGGGGTGGGAGCTGTGCTTCTGTTCCAACACTACACGCACCCAGCTGGCTGCCTTCTCAACAAGATGCTGCTTAGTATGCACCTTTGCTTCTGtggcctcctctccttcctctccatcGCTCCTTGCATCCGCCTCA AGCAACCCCGCTCTGGCCTTCTACAAGCCTCTATCATCAGCTGCTATATCATGTATTTGACCTTCTCTGCACTGTCCAGCCGTCCTCCAGAGAGAG TAATCCTTCAAGGACAGAATCTCACCCTGTGCCTGCCTGGCCTGAATAAAATGGAACCCCAAATATCAGATACCTCACTAGCAGTGTTGAGTGCTGGCATCATGTATGCTTGTGTGCTTTTTGCTTG CAATGAGGCTTCCTACCTGGCTGAGGTATTTGGACCCTTGTGGATCATCAAGGTTTACAGCTATGAGTTCCAG AAGCCCTCACTCTGTTTCTGCTGCCCGGAAACAGTGGAGCCAGAGGATG GGCAAAGGGATGGGACAACCTGGCCAGCTAACCAAGAGACCCCTCCAGCACCACCAGTGCAAGCCCAGCATCTTTCCTACAGCTATTCTGCCTTCCACTTTGTCTTCTTCCTTGCTTCACTCTACGTCATGGTTACCCTTACCAACTGGTTCAG CTATGAGGGAGCAGAACTGGAAAAGACCTTCACAAAGGGTAGCTGGGCCACATTCTGGGTCAAGGTTGCCTCATGCTGGGCCTGTGTACTGCTCTATCTGGGGCTGCTACTGGCACCACTCTGTTGGTCCCCCACCCAGGACCCCAAGCCTCCATTTACCTTCAGGAAACACTACCATACGGCATCAGTATTACCAGATAACAGCCTCCAGTCTAagtctttttaa
- the Serinc4 gene encoding serine incorporator 4 isoform X2, whose translation MSISSQPGITSAFVEASHSSYYSWCLSQPLPTPGTRTEQPRSGLLQASIISCYIMYLTFSALSSRPPERVILQGQNLTLCLPGLNKMEPQISDTSLAVLSAGIMYACVLFACNEASYLAEVFGPLWIIKVYSYEFQKPSLCFCCPETVEPEDGQRDGTTWPANQETPPAPPVQAQHLSYSYSAFHFVFFLASLYVMVTLTNWFSYEGAELEKTFTKGSWATFWVKVASCWACVLLYLGLLLAPLCWSPTQDPKPPFTFRKHYHTASVLPDNSLQSKSF comes from the exons ATGAGCATCTCTTCCCAG CCTGGCATTACGTCGGCATTTGTGGAGGCTTCACATTCATCCTACTACAGTTGGTGCTTATCACAGCCTTTGCCCACTCCTGGAACAAGAACTG AGCAACCCCGCTCTGGCCTTCTACAAGCCTCTATCATCAGCTGCTATATCATGTATTTGACCTTCTCTGCACTGTCCAGCCGTCCTCCAGAGAGAG TAATCCTTCAAGGACAGAATCTCACCCTGTGCCTGCCTGGCCTGAATAAAATGGAACCCCAAATATCAGATACCTCACTAGCAGTGTTGAGTGCTGGCATCATGTATGCTTGTGTGCTTTTTGCTTG CAATGAGGCTTCCTACCTGGCTGAGGTATTTGGACCCTTGTGGATCATCAAGGTTTACAGCTATGAGTTCCAG AAGCCCTCACTCTGTTTCTGCTGCCCGGAAACAGTGGAGCCAGAGGATG GGCAAAGGGATGGGACAACCTGGCCAGCTAACCAAGAGACCCCTCCAGCACCACCAGTGCAAGCCCAGCATCTTTCCTACAGCTATTCTGCCTTCCACTTTGTCTTCTTCCTTGCTTCACTCTACGTCATGGTTACCCTTACCAACTGGTTCAG CTATGAGGGAGCAGAACTGGAAAAGACCTTCACAAAGGGTAGCTGGGCCACATTCTGGGTCAAGGTTGCCTCATGCTGGGCCTGTGTACTGCTCTATCTGGGGCTGCTACTGGCACCACTCTGTTGGTCCCCCACCCAGGACCCCAAGCCTCCATTTACCTTCAGGAAACACTACCATACGGCATCAGTATTACCAGATAACAGCCTCCAGTCTAagtctttttaa
- the Serf2 gene encoding small EDRK-rich factor 2 isoform X2, with protein MTRGNQRELARQKNMKKQSDSVKGKRRDDGLSAAARKQSAPSSLPPGTRRSCSRSRKRQTRRRRNPSSFVASCPTLLPFACVPGASPTMLAFPPVVLTGPSTDGIPFALSLQRVPFVLPYPQVASLPLGHSWG; from the exons ATGACCC GCGGTAACCAGCGTGAGCTCGCCCGCCAGAAGAATATGAAAAAGCAGAGCGACTCGGTTAAGGGAAAGCGCCGAGATGACGGGCTTTCGGCTGCCGCCCGCAAGCAGAG TGCCCCATCATCTCTACCCCCAGGGACTCGGAGATCATGCAGCAGAAGCAGAAAAAGGCAAACGAGAAGAAGGAGGAACCCAAGTAGCTTTGTGGCTTCGTGTCCAACCCTCTTGCCCTTCGCCTGTGTGCCTGGAGCCAGTCCCACCATGCTCGCGTTTCCTCCTGTAGTGCTCACAGGTCCCAGCACCGATGGCATTCCCTTTGCCCTGAGTCTGCAGCGGGTCCCTTTTGTGCTTCCTTACCCTCAGGTAGCCTCTCTCCCCCTGGGCCACTCCTGGGGGTGA
- the Serf2 gene encoding small EDRK-rich factor 2 isoform X1, which yields MTRGNQRELARQKNMKKQSDSVKGKRRDDGLSAAARKQRDSEIMQQKQKKANEKKEEPK from the exons ATGACCC GCGGTAACCAGCGTGAGCTCGCCCGCCAGAAGAATATGAAAAAGCAGAGCGACTCGGTTAAGGGAAAGCGCCGAGATGACGGGCTTTCGGCTGCCGCCCGCAAGCAGAG GGACTCGGAGATCATGCAGCAGAAGCAGAAAAAGGCAAACGAGAAGAAGGAGGAACCCAAGTAG